In a single window of the Olivibacter sp. SDN3 genome:
- a CDS encoding SusC/RagA family TonB-linked outer membrane protein, which yields MFAFISNVHAQMLQVTGMVSNAEKQPINGVTVVVKGTGTATQTDEKGNFNVQAGVSGSATLLFRMVGYEEKEIVTGSAKGLQVVLDYAENSLDEVVVIGYGTQRKKDLTGAVSQINAEKLENENPTSVQELLRANAAGLNVGYSASAKNEGSLQVRGRKSLTAGGTPLIVLDGVIYYGSLSDINPNDIETFDILKDASSAAVFGAKAANGVIMITTKRGKEGKTVINLDANYGIASMSVNQPIYAADGYLSHRENVMKSINENHQPYQFSDPRQLPSDISLDQWFAYDNSSGDPIDIWLQRLNMKQVEIDNYKQVKSIDWYDRVFQNGRRQDYTVNISNSKKELTYFWSLGYQNNEGIIVGDKFSVLRSRLNLEGRVTDFLSIGMNAQFSDRDESQVPVAWTQMVNVSPWGSEFMDDGVTLRLSPQDDPAVTANPFLNPAYTNRLQKYTNLTSIIFAKVSLPFGINYQVNFTPRFEWYKYLNHQSSNHPNWGLQGGMATRTQSDEFTWQLDNIFKWNKTIDDIHQFDVTMLINAEKFRSWRNVIDNNNFNPSDQLGYHNIGGGTNPIVSSDDQYSTGDALMGRIFYSLKDRYMLTLSLRRDGYSAFGQANPRATFPAAALGWVFTDEDFFSSRWFNYGKLRLSYGVNGNRDIGRYAALARLTAGDYLHVGSDGTVKRIPSLEITNMSNKDLQWEKTAAYNLGLDFSLWNDRISGSIEAYNMSTTDLLVERALPPITGFTSVMTNLGEVNNKGFEITLNTLNMTRENFSWNTSVNFSLNRNKIVHLYGDMADVLDENGQVIGQRELDDITNRWFIGRDIDEIWDLNVLGVYQEHEREEAGRYGVEPGDFKLEDVNQDGNYTDADRQFQGYTTPRFRWTLRNEFTFFKRINFSFMMYSNWGQRATFNEAKNIGNGYMDRTNAYILPYWTPDNPINDFARLSSSSGSADYDIYRRKSFIRLDNIAASYSVPNSLLNRTGLQALKVVLSVRNAGFYAPDMFLWDPENNGPTPRTVMLGINLTL from the coding sequence ATGTTTGCTTTTATAAGTAATGTGCATGCACAGATGTTACAGGTAACGGGAATGGTTAGTAACGCAGAAAAACAACCAATCAACGGTGTAACCGTAGTCGTGAAAGGTACCGGCACGGCAACGCAAACGGACGAGAAAGGCAATTTTAATGTGCAGGCAGGGGTTTCCGGTTCTGCCACCCTGTTGTTCAGAATGGTAGGCTACGAGGAGAAGGAAATTGTAACGGGATCTGCAAAGGGGTTGCAGGTGGTACTCGATTATGCAGAAAATTCATTAGATGAAGTTGTAGTTATCGGTTACGGTACGCAACGGAAGAAGGATCTAACGGGAGCGGTGTCGCAGATCAATGCTGAGAAGTTGGAAAATGAGAACCCTACATCCGTTCAGGAATTGCTACGGGCAAATGCCGCGGGTTTAAATGTTGGCTACAGCGCCTCTGCAAAGAATGAGGGCTCCTTGCAGGTACGCGGGAGAAAAAGCTTAACCGCAGGAGGAACTCCTCTGATTGTGCTGGATGGTGTGATATACTACGGTTCACTGAGTGATATTAACCCGAACGATATTGAAACATTTGATATCCTAAAGGACGCCAGTTCTGCGGCAGTTTTCGGTGCGAAAGCTGCCAATGGTGTGATCATGATCACCACAAAAAGAGGCAAAGAGGGTAAAACAGTAATCAATTTAGATGCGAACTATGGCATCGCCTCCATGTCGGTCAATCAACCGATTTATGCTGCAGATGGATATCTTTCCCATCGGGAAAATGTTATGAAAAGCATCAATGAGAATCACCAGCCCTACCAGTTTTCGGATCCGAGACAACTTCCGTCTGATATTTCTCTCGACCAATGGTTTGCCTATGATAATTCAAGCGGCGATCCAATTGATATTTGGTTACAGCGATTAAATATGAAGCAGGTGGAAATTGATAATTACAAACAGGTAAAGTCTATTGATTGGTATGATAGGGTATTTCAAAATGGACGCCGGCAAGACTATACGGTGAATATCTCGAATTCAAAAAAGGAACTCACTTATTTCTGGTCGCTGGGCTATCAGAATAATGAAGGAATTATCGTGGGCGATAAGTTTTCAGTATTGCGAAGCCGACTCAATTTAGAGGGACGTGTAACGGATTTTCTAAGCATCGGCATGAATGCACAGTTCAGTGATAGAGATGAAAGTCAGGTTCCGGTAGCTTGGACGCAGATGGTGAACGTTTCGCCCTGGGGGTCTGAATTTATGGATGATGGGGTAACCTTAAGGTTAAGCCCGCAGGATGATCCGGCAGTGACTGCAAATCCTTTTTTAAATCCAGCCTATACAAATAGACTACAAAAATATACCAACCTCACTTCCATTATTTTTGCAAAGGTGTCGTTACCTTTCGGAATTAATTATCAGGTGAATTTTACGCCCCGGTTCGAATGGTATAAGTATTTGAATCATCAGTCGTCCAACCACCCTAATTGGGGCTTACAAGGTGGAATGGCCACACGTACACAAAGTGATGAGTTTACCTGGCAATTGGATAACATCTTCAAATGGAATAAAACTATTGATGATATCCATCAGTTTGATGTGACTATGCTGATCAATGCAGAGAAATTTAGAAGTTGGAGAAATGTTATCGATAATAACAATTTTAATCCTTCTGATCAGTTGGGCTATCATAATATTGGTGGAGGGACTAATCCGATCGTGAGCAGTGATGATCAGTATAGCACAGGCGATGCATTAATGGGTAGAATTTTTTACTCATTGAAAGATCGTTATATGCTCACGTTGTCGCTGCGTAGGGATGGTTACTCTGCGTTCGGGCAGGCAAATCCCCGTGCGACTTTTCCCGCTGCTGCTTTGGGTTGGGTGTTTACTGATGAAGACTTTTTCTCTTCCAGATGGTTTAATTATGGAAAATTGCGGCTTTCATATGGTGTTAATGGGAACCGCGACATCGGGCGTTATGCGGCATTGGCAAGACTAACCGCAGGAGATTACCTACATGTTGGCTCTGATGGAACCGTGAAGCGAATACCTTCGCTTGAAATAACGAACATGAGTAATAAAGACTTGCAATGGGAAAAAACAGCAGCGTATAATCTGGGACTGGATTTTTCGCTTTGGAACGATAGGATTAGTGGAAGTATTGAGGCTTATAATATGTCTACTACAGATTTGCTCGTAGAACGGGCTCTTCCGCCTATTACGGGTTTTACATCGGTGATGACTAACCTCGGAGAGGTGAATAACAAAGGCTTCGAAATAACACTGAATACACTGAATATGACCAGGGAGAATTTTTCTTGGAATACGTCCGTCAATTTTTCACTGAACAGAAACAAGATTGTTCATTTATACGGCGATATGGCAGATGTTTTAGATGAAAATGGACAGGTAATCGGCCAAAGAGAATTGGACGATATTACAAATAGATGGTTTATCGGGCGGGATATAGATGAGATATGGGATCTTAACGTTCTAGGTGTTTACCAGGAGCATGAGCGTGAGGAAGCTGGTCGCTATGGTGTTGAACCGGGCGACTTCAAACTGGAGGATGTTAACCAGGATGGAAATTATACGGATGCAGATCGCCAGTTTCAGGGTTATACCACACCGCGGTTTAGATGGACGCTTCGGAATGAATTTACCTTTTTTAAGCGAATTAACTTCTCGTTCATGATGTACTCGAATTGGGGTCAGCGGGCAACATTTAATGAAGCAAAGAATATTGGCAACGGTTATATGGATCGAACCAATGCTTATATCCTTCCTTATTGGACACCGGATAACCCGATAAATGATTTTGCTCGTTTGTCATCCAGCAGCGGAAGCGCCGATTACGATATCTACCGGCGGAAATC
- a CDS encoding ABC transporter permease has product MLRNFLLIACRNLYRNKTYTAINLIGLFVGMVTIIFIGLWLKDEISFDRSIKDHDRVVRLMHHWNNKAYGTIATEDVMPIPAAGELREKYGESFDYVALARPAVTVVAHEEEVINLEGSVAEPGLLGILSPKMVEGSIEGFDRADAILISQRVADIFFKEDNVINQVLTLNNKHMVNVIGVFEDFEGNTSFSGLDFIQPWSSLLAQQPWIQSSYTHWNDNSFRLYAKLKEGADLLAVNQKIEGLLEGKPNRNDQPRVFAHPMDKWHLYGEFINGHNTGGNIYYVHLFTVIGGFVLLLACINFMNLSTARAQKRAKEVGIRKTIGSSYKQLAVFFFSESILTVVIASFFALLFVLITLPWFNLFTEKSIQFPYADGYFWLAMALFVGITGIIAGTYPALYLSSFNPIKSLKGIFMAGAGAVKPRKVLVVAQFTVSIVLIVGTLVVYKQVQYAKNRPVGYNTKGLVDIPKKTDALYNKYDLLRNEMISTGAVLNTAEASNSMTRFEATLIGFDWKDKDPNVDPEFNVSYVTHDFGNTVGWHVSRGRDFSRDFATDSAAMILNETAARFMQLENPINERVVFNDIPYRVVGVIEDVVTGSPFKQVMPAVYLLSYDMVNNITVRLNPELAPAEAIAKLAAVFKRHAPGVPIQYRFVDEEYAKKFAMEERVGRIASCFAALALLISCMGVFGLAVFVAEQRTKEIGVRKVLGATIVHVWMLLSRDFLKFILLAILLALPLSVYLTGIWLNAYEYRAAFSLSVFAFPALGVCALTLITVSLQTWRAARINPTDALRDE; this is encoded by the coding sequence TGTAGAAACCTGTATCGAAATAAAACGTATACTGCCATAAATCTAATAGGTTTGTTCGTTGGAATGGTTACTATTATTTTTATCGGCCTTTGGCTTAAGGACGAAATAAGCTTTGATCGTAGTATCAAAGATCACGATAGGGTGGTGCGCTTGATGCACCACTGGAATAACAAAGCATACGGAACCATAGCCACAGAAGATGTTATGCCTATACCGGCAGCGGGGGAGCTGCGCGAAAAATACGGTGAAAGCTTTGATTATGTTGCCCTAGCAAGGCCAGCTGTTACGGTAGTTGCTCACGAAGAAGAGGTGATCAACTTGGAGGGTTCTGTGGCCGAGCCAGGCCTTTTAGGTATACTTTCACCAAAAATGGTGGAAGGAAGTATCGAGGGGTTTGATAGGGCGGACGCCATTTTGATAAGCCAACGGGTGGCCGACATTTTCTTCAAAGAGGATAACGTAATAAACCAGGTGTTGACGCTCAACAACAAGCACATGGTTAACGTCATAGGGGTGTTTGAGGATTTTGAAGGGAACACAAGCTTTTCCGGCCTTGATTTCATACAGCCTTGGTCTTCCTTATTGGCCCAGCAACCCTGGATTCAAAGCAGTTATACGCATTGGAATGATAATTCTTTCCGTCTCTATGCCAAGCTAAAAGAAGGGGCCGATCTCTTGGCAGTAAATCAGAAAATTGAGGGTTTACTGGAGGGTAAACCTAATCGGAATGATCAACCCCGGGTGTTTGCACACCCTATGGATAAGTGGCATCTCTATGGCGAGTTTATCAATGGACATAATACAGGTGGAAACATTTATTATGTTCACCTTTTTACGGTCATTGGAGGTTTTGTACTCTTATTGGCATGTATCAACTTTATGAATTTGAGTACCGCTAGGGCACAAAAAAGGGCAAAAGAGGTGGGTATACGGAAAACGATCGGTTCTAGCTATAAACAGCTGGCTGTTTTCTTCTTTTCGGAGTCCATACTGACGGTTGTTATCGCTTCTTTCTTTGCGCTGCTCTTTGTGTTGATTACCTTGCCTTGGTTTAACCTGTTTACTGAAAAATCTATTCAATTTCCTTATGCTGATGGATACTTTTGGTTAGCCATGGCACTTTTTGTAGGTATTACAGGAATCATTGCAGGTACCTACCCTGCACTTTACCTTTCTTCTTTTAATCCCATAAAATCTTTGAAGGGGATTTTCATGGCTGGAGCAGGAGCTGTTAAACCGAGAAAAGTTTTAGTCGTGGCGCAGTTTACCGTTTCTATTGTACTCATTGTGGGCACGTTAGTGGTATATAAACAGGTCCAATATGCTAAAAACAGACCCGTTGGTTACAACACGAAAGGCTTGGTAGATATTCCAAAAAAGACTGATGCGTTATATAATAAATACGATCTTCTCCGTAATGAAATGATTAGCACCGGTGCAGTCCTGAATACGGCTGAAGCATCCAATAGCATGACCCGCTTTGAAGCAACATTGATTGGCTTCGACTGGAAAGATAAAGACCCCAATGTAGATCCGGAATTTAATGTTTCGTACGTGACCCACGATTTTGGCAATACCGTGGGGTGGCATGTTAGCCGTGGGAGAGATTTTTCCAGGGATTTTGCAACTGACTCTGCTGCGATGATTCTTAATGAGACCGCTGCGCGTTTTATGCAATTGGAAAACCCGATTAACGAGCGAGTGGTGTTTAACGATATCCCTTATCGGGTAGTGGGCGTGATTGAGGATGTAGTAACGGGCTCTCCTTTTAAGCAAGTCATGCCGGCCGTATATCTCTTATCTTATGATATGGTCAATAACATTACGGTCCGTCTGAACCCTGAACTTGCTCCGGCGGAAGCCATAGCGAAATTGGCGGCGGTATTCAAGAGGCATGCACCAGGCGTACCTATACAATATCGCTTTGTTGATGAGGAGTATGCCAAGAAATTTGCTATGGAAGAAAGAGTGGGGCGTATAGCCTCTTGCTTTGCCGCTCTTGCGTTGTTGATTAGCTGTATGGGTGTGTTCGGGTTGGCAGTTTTTGTAGCTGAGCAACGCACAAAGGAAATTGGCGTTCGGAAGGTGTTGGGTGCCACAATTGTACATGTATGGATGCTGTTATCACGCGATTTTCTGAAATTTATACTGTTGGCGATCTTATTAGCACTGCCGCTGTCGGTATACCTCACGGGGATTTGGCTGAACGCTTATGAATATCGTGCGGCTTTCTCTCTATCGGTATTTGCCTTCCCTGCCCTTGGGGTGTGCGCGCTAACGCTCATAACCGTGAGCCTTCAAACATGGAGGGCCGCACGGATTAATCCCACGGACGCCTTGCGTGATGAGTAG